The Euphorbia lathyris chromosome 2, ddEupLath1.1, whole genome shotgun sequence genome includes a window with the following:
- the LOC136218223 gene encoding peptidyl-prolyl cis-trans isomerase CYP63 gives MSKKKNPFIYFDVSIDGDPVERMTIELFADIVPKTAENFRALCTGEKGIGKTTGKPLQFKGSFFHRVIKGFMAQGGDFSKGNGTGGESIYGGKFADENFLLKHAVPGLLSMANSGPNTNGSQFFITFKRQHHLDGKHVVFGKVIKGMDVVKKIEQVGTADGKPIHPVKIVDCGETSESKLPDAVGKDAGKKKLKKLPSSDDSSDGKIKGKKKKSLKDRRKKRKRRYSSSDSYSSDSYDSDSSSDSDTSSYSDSDSSDSGSGSSSDGRRKKRRSVKSDKYRRKRKQRDGRRESKRGRRDKRSRRKSKWSSESASDTDSTNTTSSDEKEVDHRKSAKKTDNAHVDEKKVIKSQEKNDKTRTASDSSSEEGEMSPKNDKLLHNGHVLDTKLKTTSNGSPKSNNSDKSRSVTPSPKRRPNNGRRRSRSLSPRKDSSRPRFESDGRSPARKSGELRQGRSSRSPLGNLARKSPEPRNSSHGQQLSRSPSPNGIPKRVKKGRGFTERYSFARRYRTPSPEKLTWRSHHHGGRNFNERNRDRYSSVRNYSDRSPRRRYRSPQRGRSPARYGDRRGRSRSISHSPLGYRGQYRDQERSRSPICSPSPRDKRPAIDEGLKSRLGPRVDAKRSPDKERLRSRSRSMSRGSGSSISGSPDPVPRKHHGGKASRSRSSSASGQRGLVSYGDASPDSGRK, from the exons GTGAGAAGGGCATTGGGAAAACAACTGGGAAACCTCTCCAGTTCAAAGGATCTTTTTTTCATCGAGTTATCAAAGGATTCATGGCCCAA GGTGGTGACTTTTCAAAGGGAAATG GCACCGGTGGTGAAAGTATATATGGAGGAAAATTTGCAG ACGAGAATTTTCTATTGAAACATGCTGTCCCGGGTCTTCTCTCTATGGCAAATAGTGGACCAAACACAAATGGGTCCCAATTTTTCATAACTTTTAAACGTCAACATCATCTTGATGG GAAGCATGTTGTCTTCGGAAAGGTCATAAAGGGGATGGATGTTGTGAAAAAAATTGAACAGGTGGGTACAGCTGATGGTAAACCCATCCACCCTGTAAAAATTGTGGATTGTGGTGAAACTTCTGAAAGTAAACTTCCGGATGCTGTTGGAAAAGATGCAG GaaagaagaaattgaagaagctTCCTTCTTCTGATGATAGTTCTGATGGGAAAatcaaaggaaaaaagaaaaaatcctTGAAGgatagaagaaagaaaagaaagaggagaTACTCTTCATCTGATTCCTACAGCTCTGACTCTTATGATTCAGATTCTTCTTCGGATTCTGATACTTCCTCATATTCAGATTCAGATTCATCTGATTCTGGTTCAGGTTCATCTAGTGATGGAAGGCGTAAGAAGAGGAGGTCAGTAAAAAGTGATAAATACCGCCGCAAGAGGAAACAGAGGGACGGACGAAGAGAGAGTAAGAGGGGCCGGCGTGATAAACGGTCAAGGCGCAAATCAAAATg GAGTTCGGAAAGTGCCAGTGATACAGACAGTACTAATACTACTAGTTCTGATGAAAAAGAAGTTGATCATCGCAAATCTGCTAAAAAAACTGATAATGCGCATGTTGATGAGAAGAAAGTGATAAAGAGTCAAG AAAAGAATGATAAGACAAGGACTGCATCAGACTCATCGAGTGAAGAGGGTGAAATGTCTCCAAAGAATGATAAGCTCTTACACAATGGGCATGTCCTAGATACTAAACTGAAAACAACCTCTAATGGCAGTCCTAAATCTAACAACTCGGACAAATCAAG GAGTGTGACGCCAAGCCCCAAAAGAAGGCCCAATAATGGCCGTAGGAGAAGTCGAAGTTTGAGTCCTAGAAAAGATTCCTCAAGGCCAAGATTTGAAAGTGACGGCAGAAGCCCTGCTAGGAAGTCTGGTGAGCTGAGGCAGGGAAGGTCTTCGAGGAGCCCACTGGGCAATCTTGCCCGCAAATCTCCTGAACCTCGTAACTCTAGCCATGGGCAGCAGCTATCACGAAGCCCATCTCCAAATGGCATTCCCAAGCGTGTCAAGAAAGGACGTGGCTTCACAGAACGTTATTCCTTTGCACGTCGATACCGCACCCCTTCTCCAGAGAAATTAACTTGGAGGTCCCACCATCACGGTGGAAGAAATTTTAATGAAAGGAACCGTGACAG GTATTCAAgcgttagaaattactcagacCGGTCACCTCGTAGACGCTATAGAAGCCCACAAAGAGGCAGGAGCCCTGCCag ATATGGAGACCGAAGAGGCCGAAGTAGAAGCATTTCTCACAGTCCACTTGGTTATCGCGGCCAATACAGGGATCAAGAACGCAGCCGAAGTCCAATATGTAGTCCTAGTCCAAGAGATAAGCGACCTGCCATTGATGAGGGTCTAAAATCTCGTTTGGGACCCCGAGTTGATGCTAAGCGTTCTCCTGACAAAGAAAGATTGAGGTCCAGGTCAAGATCCATGTCTAGGGGCAGTGGATCCTCTATATCTGGATCTCCTGATCCTGTGCCACGAAAACATCATGGCGGGAAAGCAAGCCGGTCTAGATCAAGTTCGGCCTCTGGACAGAGAGGTTTGGTCTCCTATGGAGATGCCAGTCCTGATTCTGGAAGAAAGTAA